One segment of Thermococcus sp. AM4 DNA contains the following:
- a CDS encoding PadR family transcriptional regulator gives MLGVIPTTDVERRIIKGLFTVPLKNIILVIVGLKGETHGYEILKELEKFTVGIWKPSHSNLYTLLNKMVEEGLLEPREEYRGKLRRVKYRLTDKGWEYLRTSNELALRSLYTAISYHERLKKKIEEMGRDRKIDKETLREYLDLLRQIRDLLDEEIKTLETRLG, from the coding sequence ATGTTAGGGGTGATCCCGACGACAGACGTGGAGAGGAGAATCATCAAGGGCCTGTTCACGGTCCCGCTGAAGAACATCATCCTCGTCATCGTTGGTCTCAAGGGCGAGACCCACGGCTACGAGATACTCAAGGAGCTCGAGAAGTTCACCGTTGGGATCTGGAAGCCGAGCCACAGCAACCTCTACACGCTCCTCAACAAGATGGTTGAGGAGGGCCTCCTCGAACCGAGGGAGGAATACCGCGGCAAACTGAGGCGGGTGAAGTACCGACTCACCGACAAGGGCTGGGAGTACCTCAGAACGTCCAACGAGCTCGCCCTCCGCTCGCTTTACACCGCGATAAGCTACCACGAGAGGCTCAAGAAGAAGATCGAGGAGATGGGCAGGGACAGGAAGATAGACAAGGAAACATTGAGGGAGTACCTTGACCTCCTCAGGCAGATCAGGGATCTGCTCGACGAGGAGATAAAGACCCTGGAAACCCGGCTTGGCTGA
- a CDS encoding DUF4097 family beta strand repeat-containing protein, giving the protein MMFENVREVDLKATNGRIEIEGWENDHVEVNYVKHGEVDVIIENERGKLVIREEPKRRFKFVGIVKAEEGWVEMELKVPKGVPVKAKNVNGELIAEGVRFTKVTTVNGEIKLRDCEAEIIKSVNGEIEAHLPVAGQLEVSTVNGDITVVMEGLEGDVSVSCVNGDITLRLTEFCDARVEAKRVNGDVELVGIPDGVIGTGDFLIRVKTVNGDVRVELV; this is encoded by the coding sequence ATGATGTTTGAAAACGTCCGGGAAGTGGATTTGAAGGCCACCAACGGCCGGATTGAGATTGAGGGCTGGGAAAACGACCACGTTGAGGTGAACTACGTCAAGCACGGCGAGGTGGATGTGATAATCGAGAACGAGAGAGGGAAGCTCGTCATAAGGGAGGAGCCGAAGAGAAGGTTCAAATTCGTGGGCATCGTCAAGGCCGAGGAAGGCTGGGTCGAGATGGAGCTCAAGGTTCCAAAGGGGGTCCCTGTGAAGGCCAAAAACGTCAACGGGGAGCTCATAGCTGAGGGAGTTCGCTTCACGAAGGTAACCACGGTGAACGGGGAGATAAAGCTGAGGGACTGCGAGGCAGAAATCATAAAGAGCGTGAACGGCGAGATAGAGGCACACCTTCCCGTTGCCGGTCAGCTGGAGGTCTCCACCGTGAACGGGGACATAACGGTGGTCATGGAGGGACTTGAAGGGGACGTCTCGGTGAGCTGTGTCAACGGCGACATAACCCTTCGGCTAACGGAGTTCTGCGACGCGAGGGTTGAGGCGAAGAGGGTCAACGGCGACGTGGAGCTGGTCGGGATTCCCGACGGCGTTATCGGAACAGGGGACTTCCTGATCCGGGTGAAGACCGTGAACGGCGACGTCCGGGTTGAGCTGGTTTGA
- a CDS encoding helix-turn-helix transcriptional regulator, protein MDELKAQLEELRRKLALLEESVDPVDEVMLSIKERLRKKLSDGQLPELDEEKAAKTLKALANPDRIRILKMLSKRPMGFKEIKEALGVESPTVSHHLKLLLRTRMVRKGDKYEISPDGRLFLRLLEIITALEEVEE, encoded by the coding sequence ATGGACGAGCTGAAGGCCCAGCTTGAGGAGCTGAGGAGGAAGCTGGCCCTGCTTGAGGAGAGCGTTGATCCAGTTGACGAGGTAATGCTCTCCATAAAGGAGAGGCTCAGGAAGAAGCTGAGCGACGGCCAGCTTCCGGAACTCGACGAGGAGAAGGCAGCAAAGACCCTAAAAGCTCTGGCAAACCCGGACAGGATTAGGATCCTCAAGATGCTGTCCAAACGGCCGATGGGCTTCAAGGAGATTAAAGAGGCCCTCGGCGTCGAAAGCCCGACAGTTTCGCACCATCTCAAGCTCCTCCTCAGGACGAGGATGGTGAGGAAAGGCGACAAGTATGAGATCTCGCCCGATGGACGTTTGTTTTTGCGCCTGCTTGAGATTATAACCGCTCTGGAGGAGGTGGAAGAATGA